Genomic DNA from Nonomuraea rubra:
GGGTGGTGGACCTGCGTCACCGCACCGCGTACGCCGAGGCCCACCTGGCCGGCACGATCAGCCTGGGGCTGGACGGGCCGATGGCCACCTGGCTCGGCTGGCTGATCGGCAGGGGCGCGCCGCTGACGCTGGTCGGCCGGACGCCCGAGGAGGTGGCGCAGGCGCGGCGGGAGCTCGTACGCATCGGCGTGGACCACGTCTCCGCGGCGGCGGCCGGCACGCCCCGGGCGCTCGCCGCCGATCCGGCGCAGGTGCGGTCGCTGCCCACGGCGACGTTCGCCGGGCTGGCCGCCGCGCTCGCCGGTGACGTACCGGCCGGGCTGCCCGCCCCCCGCGTGATCCTGGACGTCAGGCTCGGCAACGAGTGGCGGGCCTCCCACCTCGACGGCGCCGTGCACGTGCCGCTGCCCGAGCTCGCGGCCCGCGCCGGCGACATCCCGGCCGGGGCCGTCTGGGTGCACTGCGGCAGCGGCTACCGGGCCACCGCGGCGGCCTCGCTGCTGGCCAGGAGCGGGCGGGAGGTCGTGGTGGTGGACGACGAGTTCGCCGGCGCCGCGTCGTCCGGCCTGGCCATGGCCTCCTGACTCTTGTTACCAGAATTCTGTTATCGTTGATTCATGAGTGATCGGGAAGAGGTCCGCCGGCGCATCATCGACGCCGCGGCCACGCTGCTGCGCGACAAGGGCCGCGAGGGAGTGACGACGCGCACCGTCGGCGCCGCGGCCGGCGTTCAGGCACCCACGCTCTACCGCCTGTTCACCGACATGGACGGGCTGCTCGAAGCGGTGGCGGCCGACGGGTTCGCGCGCTACCTGGAGAAGAAGTACAGCCAGGAGCTGTCCGACGACCCCGTGGACGACCTGCGCCGCGGCTTCGACACGCATGTCGGCTTCGGCCTGGAGAACCCGGAGCACTACCTGCTCATGTACGGCCGGCCCAGCCCCGGCTCCCGCAGGCGCGTCATCGAGCAGTCGCTGGAGCGGCTTCACCAGTTGGTCCAGCGCATCGCCGTCGCGGGCCGGCTCTCCATCGGCGTCGAGGCGGCCGTCGCCATGGTGCACGCCGCGGGCGTCGGCCTCACGCTCACCCTCATCGGCACCCCTCCCGAGGAGCGCGACGCCGCACTCCCCGGCCGCGTGCGCGAGGCCATCCTCGCGGCCATCACCACGGCGGCCCCGGCGGACGCTCCGGGCGTGGCGCAGCGGGCCGTGGGCCTGAAAGCCGTGCTCGACGAGGTGCCCGGCCTGTATTCGCCGGGCGAGCGGGGCCTGCTCGACGAGCTCCTGGACCGCGCCGCGAACCACACCTGAGGCGGGCCGCCGCCGCCGCGGCGCACGATGGTTGTGCGTCCTTTTACCTGGAACGCCGCCGGCGGCGAACACGATCATCTGGTGTGCTCCTCAGCAATCGTGCCGTCTTCGCCAGCTCCGACCTCGACGAGGTCCGCGGCGAGGTCGCCAAGGTGTTCTGCCCGCACCGGCTGGACCTGGCCGGGGACGCGGACCTGCTGTCGGCCCGGTTCAACTCCGTCCAGTTCGGCTCGGTCCGCGTCAGTTACCTCGACTACGGGGCCGACGTGCACATCGAACCAGGCGACCTCGACACGTTCTTCCTGGTCATGATCCCGCTCGCCGGCCGCAGCCTGATCCGCGCCGGCGGTGAGGAGATCGTCTCCACCCCGTCGCTGGCCTCGCTGCCGTCACCGACCCGCCACCTCGACATGCGCTGGGCCGCCGGCTGCCCCCAGCTCCTGGTCAAGTTCGAGCGAACCGCGATCGAGCGCGCGCTGGAGCAGCTGCTCGGCGAGCGGCTCGGCGACCCGATCGTCTTCGGCCTCGGCATGGACCTGACGATGGGCTGGACCCGGTCCTGGCGGGACCTGGCCGACCTGCTCGTCAGGGAGGCCGAGCGCGACGACGGGCTGTCCGGCCATCCGCTGGCCATCGCGCACCTGGAGAACGCCCTGATCACCCTGCTGCTGACCATGCAGCCCTCCAACTACCGGGAACGCCTGACCGCGCCGGGACCGCCCGCGCTGCCCAAGGTCGTGCGCCGGGCGATGGAGTTCATCGAGGGGCACGCGCACCTCCCGCTCACCACCGCCGACGTCGCCGGCGCCGTCGCGGTCAGCAGCCGCTCCCTCCAGGAGGGTTTCCGCGCGCATCTCGGGCTGACCCCCATGGCCCACCTCAGGCGCGTACGGCTGGAGCGGGTGCACGACGAGCTGAGGACGGCCGATCCCGCCAGGGTCACGGTGACCACCGTGGCCGCCCGATGGGGCTTCCTGCACCAGGGACGTTTCGCCGCCCAGTACCGCGAGAGGTACGGGCAGCCGCCGTCGGAGACGCTGCGCAGGGGTTCCGCGTCAGGTGGATGAGATCCGCGCTCAGCGGATGGCCCGGCCGGGCACGCCGGCCGTACTTTCTTGTCAGGCGCCGATCACGACCTCCACCCGAAACCTCCGAAGGGACACCTCCACCATGCGCGACATCCTCATCGTCGGCGCCGGCCAGGCCGGCCTCCACCTGGCGATCGGCCTGCTCCAGCACGGCTACGACGTCACCGTGGTCTCCAACCGCACCCCCGAGTCCATCCGCGACGGCCGGGTGATGTCCGGCCAGGCCATGTTCGGCACCGCGCAGGCCCACGAGCGGAGGCTCGGCCTGGACTGGTGGGCCGAGGTCTGCCCGCCCATCGACGGCATCGCGCTCACGGTTCCGAGCCCCGAGGGCGGCAAGGCCCTCGACTGGGCGGCGCGGCTGCACGTCCCGGCCCGCTCGGTCGACCAGCGGCTGAAGATGCCGGCCTGGCTGGGCGAGTTCGAACGGCTCGGCGGCAAGCTCGTCCTGCACGACGCCACCCCGGAAGACCTGGAAGGGTACGCGGCCCGGTACGACCTGGTGCTGGTCGCCGCCGGGAAGGGGCAGATCGCCTCGCTGTTCGAGCGGGACCCCGAGCGGTCGCCGTACGCGGCGCCGCAGCGCGCGCTGGCGGTCACCTACGTCAACGGCCTGGCTCCCCGCCCCGAGCACTCGGCGGTCTGCTTCAACCTGCTTCCCGGCGTGGGCGAGTACTTCGTCTTCCCCGCGCTCACGCACACCGGCCCCTGCGAGATCATGGTGTTCGAGGGCGTGCCGGGCGGTCCCATGGACTGCTGGGGCGACGTGCGCGGCCCGGCCGAGCACCTGGCGCGCAGCCGCCGGATCCTGGAGACGTTCTTCCCGTGGGAGGCCGAGCGTTGCGCCGGGATCGAGCTCACCGACGCCAACGCGGTCCTGACCGGCCGCTTCGCCCCCACGGTCCGCCGTCCCGTCGCCGTCCTGCCTTCCGGCGCGCCGGTGCTCGGCGTCGCCGACGTGGTGGTGCTCAACGACCCGATCACCGGGCAGGGCAGCAACAACGCCGCCAAGTGCGCGGACACGTACCTGCGGGCGATCGTGGAGCGGGGCGGGCAGCCGTTCGACGCGGACTGGATGCGGCGGACCTTCGACCTCTTCTGGGCGCAGGCCCAGCACGTCACGAACTGGACCAACGCCCTGCTGGCGCCGGCCGAACCGCACCACCTGGCGCTCCTGGGCGCCGCGGGGGAACGTCCGGAGATCGCCTCCCGGTTCGTCAACGGCTTCGACGACCCGGCCGACTACGCCGACTGGTTCATGGACGCCGCCCGGGCCGAGGCCTACCTGAGCAGGGTCGCGGCATGAGGTCGCTGCGTGACGCCCTCGGGCAGTTCGCAACCGGGGTGGCGGTGATCACGACGGCGACCGCCTGCGGGGAGCGGGCCGGCGTGACCGTCAACTCCTTCACCTCGGTCTCGCTCGATCCGCCGCTGGTGCTCTGGTGCCTGTCGAAGCGGGCGCCCAGCGCGCCGCTCTTCCTGCGCGCCGGGCGGTTCGCCGTCAACGTCCTGGCCGCCGGCCAGGACCACCTGTCCAGGCGTTTCGCCACGCCGGCCGCCGACAAGTTCGCCGGGGTGGAGCTGGTCGCCGCCCCGCTGCCGATGCTGGCAGGGACGCTGGCCGGCTTCGTCTGCCGGACGGAGCGGGTGCACGACGGCGGCGACCACCACATCTTCGTCGGGGCGGTGGAGCGCTACCAGCGAGCCGAGGGAGAGCCGCTCGTCTTCCACTCGGGCCGTTACCGGGAGTTCTGGCCCGAGCTGAGCGTGGCCGACTGCGCCTGAGCGCCCGGGCTCAGAACACCTGAGCCAGGCACCCCAGCGCGACGGCCACCACGATCGCGGCCACCATCACCACTCTCATCGGTTCGGAGATGCGCAGCATGAGGTCCCTCCAGTTTCACGCGCAGTACCGGACGAGCCATTCGTCCGCGTCGTAGGCCCATCGCGCGGGGTCCGGCGCGGTGGCCGGACGCTCTTCGACGGTGTCCTCCAGCCGGATCCGCTCGGGCAGCCGGGCGAAGCGGGCACTCCGCACGCCGGTGTGGTCGACAGCCATGATGTTCCGTTCTGAGCGGGTTGAGAACGCCGATGACGCGGCTTGCGTCACCGGTTCGTATGGTGACGATGATGGCAGGGCGGGCGTCACCTGTCAAGCCGGTGACGAGAATCATGGCAGGTGGAGGCGGCGGCCCTGCCAGCGGGAGCGGAGCCATCGGTCGTGGCTCGCCACCACGATCCCGCCCGGCCCGCCGGCGCCCAGGGCCTCCTCCAGCTCGTCCGCGAGCCGGGGTGACAGGTGGTTGGTGGGCTCGTCGAGCAGCAGCACCCCGGGTGGGTCGGCCACCAGCAGTGCCAGCGCCAGCCGGCGGCGCTGGCCCACCGACAGCTCCCCCACCCGCAGGTCCACGTCACGCCGGCCGATCAGGCCGAGCGAGAGCAGCGGCACGGACTCAGCCCGCTCCCTGCCGAGTGCCCGCTCGTACGTCTCCCGCACCGTGCGGTCCGGCCGCTCGAACACGGAGTCCTGGGCCAGCAGCCCGACGGTCAGCCCGGGCCGCCGCCGTACCGCTCCCCCGGCGTCCAGCCGTCCGGCCAGAACCGCCAGGAGGGTGGACTTGCCGGCGCCGTTCGGCCCGGTGACCAGCAGCCGCTCCCCCGGAGCCAGGTCGAGCCGGTCGATGGAGAGCCGTCCGGGCACCCGCACGTCCCGCAGCGACAGCAGCGGAACCTCCTCCTCCCCTGGGCCGGCGGCCTCCTCGACCAGGGGGCGGGGCAGGAAGCGGAGCGGGGGCGGCGGGGCCGGGACCTGCTCGCGTTCCAGCTCGGCGAGCCGGCGGGCGGCGTTGCGGACCCGCCGGGAGATCTGCTGCTGCACCCGGCCGGCGCGGTGCCCGTAGCCCATCTTCTCGTTGTCGCGGCGCAACCCGTCCAGCGCCACCTGCCGTGACGTCACCGCGACGGCGTGGCGCAGCTCGCCGAGCTCCTCCTGCTCGTCGGCGTGACGCCGCTCCCAGCGCTCGCGTTCCGCGTGCTTCTCGGCCAGGTACGCGCCGTATCCGCCGCCGTACCGGACGGGCCCGTCCACCGCGGGGTCGAGATCGATCAGGTCCGTGCAGACGGCGTCCAGGAACGCCCGGTCGTGGCTCGCCACGACGACCACCCCCGTCATGCCGCGCAGCCGCTCCTCCACGAACGCCGCGGCGTCGTCGTCCAGGTGGTTGGTGGGCTCGTCCAGCAGCAGCGCGGCGGGCTGCCTGATCAGGAGCGCCGCCAGGGCGAGCCGCCCCCGCTGCCCGCCGGACAACGACACGAGCGCCCGCCCGTGCGGCACGCCGCCCAGGCCGAGCCGGTCGAGGACGATCTCCGCGCGCCTGTCGGCGTCCCAGGAGTCGCGCTGTTGCGCCTGGTCGAGCCGGGCTCCGTACGCTTCGAGCAGCGCGGCATCGTCCGGGGCCGCGGCGAGCGCGCCGGTGAGCCGGTCGAGCTCGGCCAGGTCCGTACGGGCCTCCCGCAGCGCGTCGTCGAGCACGGCAGCTACGGTGGTGTCGCCGGCGAACGGCGTTTCCTGGTGCAGGAAGCCCAGGTCGGCGGGCCGTACGACGGTGCCGGAATCCGGCTCGTCCACGCCGGCCAGCAACCGCAGCAGGGTGGACTTGCCCGCGCCGTTCTCGCCGATCAGCCCGATCCGGTGACCGGGTGCGGCGGTGAGCGAGACGCCGTCGAGCACGCGCCGCGCGCCCAGCGTGCGTACGAGATCGCGGGCGAGCAGCGCGTCACTCATCGGCGGACCCCCCGATCACCAGATCAGAGGGCCGGGAAGAGGACAGCGGGGAACAGGCGATGAACGCCTCGGACATGGGAGAAGACCTCGCGGGAGAGCACGGGCGCGCCGAAGCCGCCCGGTGGAGGGACAGGGATTCGGGGAACGACGACCGGGGCCGCGTCGGCGGCGGTCATGTGCGCCTGCCGGGGCCCGTCAACCTCCGGTATCACCCGGAGATGTCGTCGTCACCTGCCATGTCGCGGTCTCTCCTACCTCTTGATCGTCTTTTACCCTAGCAGCCGCTACGCGCCGGCGCCGCGCAGCAGGGTGTCGACCACGACGTCGGCGGCCTGGGCGGCGCTCAGCCCGGACAGGTTCTCCGCGGCCTGTTCCATCAGCGGCGGCAGGACCGTGGCCACCCAGCCGGGCGGCAGGTCGGCGCGCAGCAGGCCCTCGTCGGTGGCGCGGCGCAGGAAGACGTCCACCTCCTCGATCAGCCGG
This window encodes:
- a CDS encoding styrene monooxygenase/indole monooxygenase family protein — protein: MRDILIVGAGQAGLHLAIGLLQHGYDVTVVSNRTPESIRDGRVMSGQAMFGTAQAHERRLGLDWWAEVCPPIDGIALTVPSPEGGKALDWAARLHVPARSVDQRLKMPAWLGEFERLGGKLVLHDATPEDLEGYAARYDLVLVAAGKGQIASLFERDPERSPYAAPQRALAVTYVNGLAPRPEHSAVCFNLLPGVGEYFVFPALTHTGPCEIMVFEGVPGGPMDCWGDVRGPAEHLARSRRILETFFPWEAERCAGIELTDANAVLTGRFAPTVRRPVAVLPSGAPVLGVADVVVLNDPITGQGSNNAAKCADTYLRAIVERGGQPFDADWMRRTFDLFWAQAQHVTNWTNALLAPAEPHHLALLGAAGERPEIASRFVNGFDDPADYADWFMDAARAEAYLSRVAA
- a CDS encoding TetR/AcrR family transcriptional regulator; translated protein: MSDREEVRRRIIDAAATLLRDKGREGVTTRTVGAAAGVQAPTLYRLFTDMDGLLEAVAADGFARYLEKKYSQELSDDPVDDLRRGFDTHVGFGLENPEHYLLMYGRPSPGSRRRVIEQSLERLHQLVQRIAVAGRLSIGVEAAVAMVHAAGVGLTLTLIGTPPEERDAALPGRVREAILAAITTAAPADAPGVAQRAVGLKAVLDEVPGLYSPGERGLLDELLDRAANHT
- a CDS encoding AraC family transcriptional regulator, with product MLLSNRAVFASSDLDEVRGEVAKVFCPHRLDLAGDADLLSARFNSVQFGSVRVSYLDYGADVHIEPGDLDTFFLVMIPLAGRSLIRAGGEEIVSTPSLASLPSPTRHLDMRWAAGCPQLLVKFERTAIERALEQLLGERLGDPIVFGLGMDLTMGWTRSWRDLADLLVREAERDDGLSGHPLAIAHLENALITLLLTMQPSNYRERLTAPGPPALPKVVRRAMEFIEGHAHLPLTTADVAGAVAVSSRSLQEGFRAHLGLTPMAHLRRVRLERVHDELRTADPARVTVTTVAARWGFLHQGRFAAQYRERYGQPPSETLRRGSASGG
- a CDS encoding flavin reductase family protein, which translates into the protein MRSLRDALGQFATGVAVITTATACGERAGVTVNSFTSVSLDPPLVLWCLSKRAPSAPLFLRAGRFAVNVLAAGQDHLSRRFATPAADKFAGVELVAAPLPMLAGTLAGFVCRTERVHDGGDHHIFVGAVERYQRAEGEPLVFHSGRYREFWPELSVADCA
- a CDS encoding ABC-F family ATP-binding cassette domain-containing protein, encoding MSDALLARDLVRTLGARRVLDGVSLTAAPGHRIGLIGENGAGKSTLLRLLAGVDEPDSGTVVRPADLGFLHQETPFAGDTTVAAVLDDALREARTDLAELDRLTGALAAAPDDAALLEAYGARLDQAQQRDSWDADRRAEIVLDRLGLGGVPHGRALVSLSGGQRGRLALAALLIRQPAALLLDEPTNHLDDDAAAFVEERLRGMTGVVVVASHDRAFLDAVCTDLIDLDPAVDGPVRYGGGYGAYLAEKHAERERWERRHADEQEELGELRHAVAVTSRQVALDGLRRDNEKMGYGHRAGRVQQQISRRVRNAARRLAELEREQVPAPPPPLRFLPRPLVEEAAGPGEEEVPLLSLRDVRVPGRLSIDRLDLAPGERLLVTGPNGAGKSTLLAVLAGRLDAGGAVRRRPGLTVGLLAQDSVFERPDRTVRETYERALGRERAESVPLLSLGLIGRRDVDLRVGELSVGQRRRLALALLVADPPGVLLLDEPTNHLSPRLADELEEALGAGGPGGIVVASHDRWLRSRWQGRRLHLP